From bacterium:
AGCGTTTTGCTTATATTCATTTATTTTATCCTATAAAAAAACAATCCGGACTTTATCCGCCCCGATTTTTGAAACACTGAGATTTTCCTTATAATATTTCCCCACACCATTCACAAGCCCTACAACAAAATCAATCAATCCTCTTTTAGATTTATAGTGCATAACCAGGGTCTTTTTGTCCTCCATTTCACAAGTAAAACGGGGAGGACGGGAATCTTTCAGCGTATTCGTCATGGCGACATGCACAAAATCCATGTTCAATAAAAAATCTTTTGCTGTTTTAGGCGCAAAAAAGGAGCGGTAAAATTTCTGGGCGTAAACATTTATCCAGTAGTCGCCAAAAGCATCCGCGGCCTGCTCAAGCGTTATCCCGAGATTTTTGCAGACAGATTTAATTACACCCACAACCACGGCATCATCAATATCTGAAGTCATTAAAAAAACAGAATTCGGATCCACACCGGCTTCTTCAAGAGATTTTTCCCATTTCTCCTTGCCAAATTTGTTAATTACAAGTTCCTGCAGGCAGTTAACAATGGTACCTTTCATTTTTATCCTCCCTTTTTTTAAATAAATAAATTTATTTTTGCGTCTTTCGCGCCGTTAAGATAAGTGGATGCCCCCGCGAACTCATCAACATCTTCAATTAAATTCTCTTTTGCTATTCCAAGCGCGCCGCAGCTTGTCGTGCACGCGATATATTTCACATTTAATTGTTTCGCGAGCGCCATTAATTCCTTTACTGAGGGCGTGTTTGATTTTTTCATCAGTTTTTTCATCATCCACGGCCCCAGGCCGAACATGTTAAGTTTAGAGAGCGGGAGCTCGGATGAACTCATAAAATGAAACATTTTCTGCATGATTCCTTGTGACTTGGTAATCGCGTATTTGGATTTTTTTAAAACGTTTAACCCCCAGAACGTAAAAAAGATTGAAACCTCCATACCGCTTGCCGCGGCAGTTGTAGCCAAAATAAAAGCCGCTGTCGCCTTGTCAAGCTCGCCTGAAAATAATATTATCGTCATTTTTTCTTTCATAAAGCCTCCTGAAAACAGGGTCATGGGTCATAGGGTCAAGATTTTAGTAATTTGTTTAACCATGCCCCTTTTACTACCCGACCTATTCTTTTTCTTCATGTTCATGCTCGTGTTCATGCTCATAATCAGTTCCAGGCCCGGCAG
This genomic window contains:
- a CDS encoding DsrE/DsrF/DrsH-like family protein — encoded protein: MKEKMTIILFSGELDKATAAFILATTAAASGMEVSIFFTFWGLNVLKKSKYAITKSQGIMQKMFHFMSSSELPLSKLNMFGLGPWMMKKLMKKSNTPSVKELMALAKQLNVKYIACTTSCGALGIAKENLIEDVDEFAGASTYLNGAKDAKINLFI
- a CDS encoding heme NO-binding domain-containing protein, producing the protein MKGTIVNCLQELVINKFGKEKWEKSLEEAGVDPNSVFLMTSDIDDAVVVGVIKSVCKNLGITLEQAADAFGDYWINVYAQKFYRSFFAPKTAKDFLLNMDFVHVAMTNTLKDSRPPRFTCEMEDKKTLVMHYKSKRGLIDFVVGLVNGVGKYYKENLSVSKIGADKVRIVFL